Within the Chromatiales bacterium genome, the region TGATCTTGACGCCATCTTCCTTCAGTACAAGCTGGTCTGGAGGCGGCAGGAAGTCATCAATGACCTCCAGCCTGCCAAGTGGCTCATCTGTGTACTTTTGAGTGTGCTTCATAAAGCTTCCTGCCCCTACGCCAAAAGCCGGCGCCGATTATCCGAATGATGTTGCCCCGATAAGTGAATCTGACTGTCAGGACGCCCTCCGATACGCGACCGAAGCAGTAGTAACGCTGCTCGTCCTGGCTGTGCCCCAAGTCACGAGCTATGACGCGGCCGGGATCGAGAAATGCGATCTGGGCCTCGCCAAAAGACACGCCGTGCTTTCGTTGATTCTCGGCATCCTTGACCGGGTCCCAGTCGAAATCGGCTGTCATGGAGGAACCCTACCAGAGGTATGGCTAAATAGCCATACGACAAATACGGGATTTGCGAGGGGCCTTCTAACGGACGAGCTGAGCGCCGCACGTGGAGTGGATTCTCGCTGGCACTGCAATATTCACGCGAGCGCTCCAGAGCAATTGGTTAGGCGGCGACCTCGACGTAGTCAACCCGGCTCAGCGGCGGAGGAATCGGGGCGCCATCCTCTCGAAGCCCATCGAGGTGAAATGCGATTGCCTGACGTTTCGCCTGCTCCGTGGCTTCGACTGTAGCGCCAGTTGCAACGCAGCCGGGCAGATCAGGAACGTACGCC harbors:
- a CDS encoding BrnT family toxin, with product MTADFDWDPVKDAENQRKHGVSFGEAQIAFLDPGRVIARDLGHSQDEQRYYCFGRVSEGVLTVRFTYRGNIIRIIGAGFWRRGRKLYEAHSKVHR
- a CDS encoding type II toxin-antitoxin system HicB family antitoxin produces the protein MRYAIVIEAAGTNFSAYVPDLPGCVATGATVEATEQAKRQAIAFHLDGLREDGAPIPPPLSRVDYVEVAA